The Sulfitobacter indolifex genome contains the following window.
TGGGTCTGTTTGCGCGGGTGATGCATGACGCCTTCGGCCAGATCGTCAGCGATTGGAGCCAGATCGTGGCGCTGCTGTCAGTGCTGTCGATGTTCTTCGGCTCGGTCGCCGCGATCGGTCAGACCAACATCAAACGTCTGATGGCCTTTTCGTCGATTGCCCACATGGGCTATGCGCTGATGGGCTTGGCTGCGGGCACGGCTTTCGGTGTGCAGGCGATGCTGGTCTATATGGCGATCTATGTGACCATGAACCTCGGCACTTTTGCTTTCATCCTGCTGATGCAGAAAGACGGCGCGCCGGTGACCGATATCACCCTGCTGAATATGTATGCCAAGACCAATCCGGGCCGGGCGCTGGCGATGCTGGTGCTGCTGTTCAGCCTTGCAGGCGTGCCACCGATGCTGGGCTTCTTTGGCAAGTTCTACGTACTGCGCGCGGCCTATGACGCCAATATGGCGTGGCTCGCCGTGGCGGGCGTGATCGCCAGTGTGATCGGTGCGTACTACTACTTGCGGATCGTCTTTTACATGTACTTCGGCGAGGAGCGTTCTGACACGCTGGATCACCAGAACGGCGGCGTGCTGACCGTGGTGCTGATGGCCTCGGCTGTGATCATGATCGTCGGGATTGCGAATATGTTCGGTGTCGAAGGCATGGCCGCCTCGGCTGCGGCGTCGCTGGTGAACTGAGCAGTGCGGCGCAAGACTGGCCGGACCACCGCATGACCGACTGGCCGGAAGGCTATGGCCGGCGCGTCTATGACACGCTCGATTCCACCCTCTCAGAGGCGGCGCGGTTACAGCAAGAGCTGACCGCGCCGACTTGGATCCTGGCGCTGGAGCAGACCGCCGCGCGTGGCCGCCGTGGCCGCAGTTGGACCACCCCGCGCGGCAATTTTGCGGCAACCCTGATGATGCCCCGTAAAGAGCCACCGGGCGTTGCCGCGCTGCGGTCCTTCGTGACATCACTGGCGCTCTACCGCGCCTTTGTTGCAGTGACAGGGCGCGAGGATGCCTTTGCCCTAAAATGGCCGAACGATGTGCTGCTGCGCGGTGGCAAGGTGGCAGGGATCCTTCTGGAAAGCGTTGGCGATCATCTGGCGATCGGGATTGGTGTGAACCTTGCTCATGCGCCTGAAGCTGGCACGCTGGAGGCCCGCGCTCTGCCTGCGGTGACCCTGCGCGAAGCGGGGGCCAATGT
Protein-coding sequences here:
- a CDS encoding biotin--[acetyl-CoA-carboxylase] ligase, whose product is MTDWPEGYGRRVYDTLDSTLSEAARLQQELTAPTWILALEQTAARGRRGRSWTTPRGNFAATLMMPRKEPPGVAALRSFVTSLALYRAFVAVTGREDAFALKWPNDVLLRGGKVAGILLESVGDHLAIGIGVNLAHAPEAGTLEARALPAVTLREAGANVTAEDFLNVLAQEYAGLEDQFTTYGFATIRSAWLAHAARLGEVITARTMRDEITGVFEDVDSAGNLILRTRDGAVSITAADVFF